A window of Juglans regia cultivar Chandler chromosome 7, Walnut 2.0, whole genome shotgun sequence contains these coding sequences:
- the LOC108996654 gene encoding uncharacterized protein LOC108996654 — protein MDANQSSKKRKLPPTPSHPLVGISTRRKSQIQLHRTLHNNDSSYPLKNDLLVLIKDLRTRRVFSPKSIASYGPNLHENVNSIQKLGVAVENLDQGISCGGGENMEKKNLVLSSAVEEFRLDEHNGVYPYNDESEEVQKFDFGISCKTQDLVGVNPSSLATEGNGLKGDSEDNGVDDGENDGLPKGTGDLNKCDFQTTPPDSEAFGNGHANEKGGKPPIGSTQRIDTCVGRAFGNDYNEKKNDSISSFKSVLKPCSRRKLFKTPGSFSYKRMLPFLMDIDKDNSYIPESAECPKLVKCLGQKLLQPKLGSNGQEAAMHKCITNSCSMECYTADSGNSANESSDGNMADLTSSKHFTESLIPIDSKKLVDDRHEKLFGNGKIQKFELGFTTKDHEIDAKPVLSSGLEDNAKGQSDNVETEKKATRIPSEAQDDNVNTQLSWIKYECHPGRDYGVAQRSDDVKQSETGGMKKPSNFPCKAQSLNPIFSELDNNKSSNLELRYVDDGMVQSQIVDSNEEHVQMTPDAEVCTKADTEENESARVDFFEKSTDNGLGKPLLVSNTRSASRASDRRNSNSESKLVLNPCSRLKLYRSYGSFSYRRLLPFLVELAKDNSSASGNGYCSKFEKDKEEMRLPSCVVSNCQENPVVSNGHSFHAEHQASHSDSAQYSSNVDEPKLKSPQDDPEPTISLDSLKEHQSQVEQVKSDRYSQLETSPNQVISVYEVDPSVTSPSPVSCGTLSREEGTTTVSRMSFDTEADCISSFRNNSSSSKPVEADGLSGNISQHGASVPPAIVGTGLLKGILKRNPRGCRGLCTCLNCASFRLHAERAFEFSRNQMQDAEEVALDLIKELSYLRNMLQKSADGLNDHPTVHVNQMQEACRKASEAEELAKHRLGQMNYELNIHGRITCFQPPRVRFANYVEERVTPGTDMHIK, from the exons ATGGACGCAAATCAGAGCTCCAAGAAGCGAAAGCTTCCGCCTACCCCATCCCATCCCTTGGTAGGCATCTCTACCCGCAGGAAATCTCAGATCCAGCTCCACCGCACATTGCACAACAACGATTCTTCTTATCCCCTAAAAAACGATCTCCTTGTCCTGATCAAGGATCTCCGCACTAGACGGGTCTTTTCGCCCAAATCAATTGCCTCGTATGGTCCGAATCTCCACGAAAATGTAAATAGTATTCAGAAATTAGGCGTAGCTGTTGAGAATTTAGATCAAGGGATTTCTTGCGGAGGCGGTGAGAATATGGAGAAAAAAAACTTGGTGTTGTCTTCTGCTGTGGAGGAGTTCCGATTGGATGAACATAATGGGGTTTATCCATATAATGATGAAAGTGAAGAAGTTcagaaatttgattttgggattTCTTGTAAAACCCAGGATTTGGTTGGTGTGAATCCTAGTTCGTTGGCGACCGAAGGAAATGGACTAAAGGGTGATTCGGAAGATAATGGTGTAGATGATGGTGAAAATGATGGGCTTCCGAAGGGAACTGGTGATTTGAATAAATGCGATTTTCAGACGACGCCGCCTGATTCTGAGGCATTTGGTAATGGGCATGCTAATGAAAAAGGAGGGAAGCCTCCAATTGGAAGTACTCAAAGAATTGATACGTGCGTTGGACGGGCTTTTGGTAACGACTATAATGAGAAGAAGAATGACTCAATTTCTTCCTTCAAGTCG GTGCTCAAACCATGTTCTAGACGGAAGCTATTCAAAACTCCTGGTTCATTTAGCTATAAAAGAATGCTTCCTTTTCTGATGGACATCGACAAAGACAATTCTT ATATTCCAGAAAGTGCTGAGTGCCCAAAACTGGTGAAGTGTTTGGGACAAAAGTTGCTCCAACCAAAATTGGGTTCTAATGGTCAAGAAGCTGCCATGCATAAATGTATTACAAACAGCTGTTCAATGGAGTGTTACACTGCTGACTCTGGCAATTCTGCCAATGAGTCATCAGATGGTAACATGGCGGATTTAACATCGTCTAAACACTTTACTGAATCATTAATACCAATTGATTCAAAAAAATTGGTTGATGATCGCCATGAAAAGCTCTTTGGGAATGGAAAAATTCAGAAATTTGAGTTGGGGTTTACTACTAAAGATCATGAAATTGACGCAAAACCTGTTCTATCTTCGGGTTTGGAGGATAATGCAAAGGGTCAGAGTGACAATGTAGAAACTGAGAAAAAGGCTACCAGGATTCCTAGCGAAGCTCAAGATGACAATGTAAACACCCAGTTGTCTTGGATTAAATACGAGTGTCATCCAGGAAGAGATTATGGAGTTGCTCAGCGCTCTGATGATGTAAAGCAGTCTGAGACTGGAGGAATGAAGAAACCTAGTAATTTTCCTTGTAAAGCTCAGAGTTTGAATCCTATTTTTTCTGAATTAGATAACAACAAATCATCTAATTTAGAGCTAAGATATGTTGATGATGGTATGGTTCAAAGTCAAATCGTTGATTCAAATGAAGAGCATGTCCAGATGACACCAGATGCCGAGGTCTGTACTAAAGCAGACacagaagaaaatgaaagtgcTAGAGTGGATTTTTTTGAGAAGAGTACAGATAATGGCCTTGGGAAGCCACTTCTTGTAAGTAATACAAGAAGTGCTAGCCGTGCTAGTGATAGGAGAAACTCCAATTCTGAAAGCAAACTG GTCTTAAATCCATGCTCAAGACTTAAGTTATACAGAAGTTATGGCTCATTCAGCTATAGAAGATTGCTTCCATTTCTTGTTGAGCTCGCAAAAGATAATTCTA GTGCTTCAGGGAATGGTTATTGCTCAAAATTTGAGAAGGATAAGGAAGAAATGCGGCTTCCATCATGTGTTGTTTCCAACTGTCAAGAAAATCCAGTTGTATCAAATGGCCACAGCTTTCATGCAGAGCATCAAGCTAGCCATTCTGATTCTGCTCAATATTCATCAAACGTTGATGAACCGAAGCTAAAATCTCCTCAGGATGATCCTGAACCCACAATTTCGCTTGATTCACTGAAGGAACATCAGTCGCAAGTTGAACAGGTCAAATCAGATAGATACAGTCAATTGGAAACTTCCCCTAACCAAGTGATTTCTGTATATGAAGTTGATCCATCAGTTACCTCACCGTCTCCTGTCAGTTGTGGAACTTTGTCCAGGGAAGAAGGTACAACGACGGTGTCACGAATGTCTTTTGACACTGAAGCAGACTGCATTAGTTCATTCAGAAACAATTCTTCCAGTTCAAAGCCAGTTGAAGCAGATGGCTTGTCTGGGAACATATCTCAACACGGAGCCTCAGTTCCTCCGGCAATTGTTGGTACTGGACTCCTAAAGGGGATTCTTAAGAGAAATCCACGAGGATGCAGAGGGCTCTGCACTTGTTTGAACTGTGCTTCTTTCCGTCTTCATGCAGAGAGAGCATTTGAGTTTTCCCGAAATCAGATGCAAGATGCTGAAGAGGTGGCCTTGGATTTGATTAAGGAACTATCATACCTACGAAATATGTTGCAAAAATCTGCTGATGGTCTCAATGATCATCCGACTGTTCATGTCAATCAG ATGCAAGAAGCGTGCAGGAAAGCATCTGAAGCTGAAGAATTAGCAAAACACCGCCTAGGCCAGATGAACTATGAGCTCAATATCCACGGCAGAATCACA TGCTTTCAACCACCAAGAGTTAGATTTGCCAATTACGTTGAAGAAAGAGTCACTCCAGGGACAGACATGCATATCAAATAG